Proteins co-encoded in one Methylomonas albis genomic window:
- a CDS encoding copper resistance protein B, with amino-acid sequence MCISKLVLNPRNAWFYLALFCASAAAHDTATIFNHFKADRLEYEGNQGLHLFKWDVQNWTGTDENKLWLKSEGDYSADQNIFGRADLQVLYSRNIDTFWDFQIGARRAIEPERTFDAVIGFQGLAPYFIEVDSAMFINEKGNVLGRLTLGYEMLLTQRLIFQPRVEINVAAQDIQNRGVKAGVTEFEAGFRLRYEIEREFAPYVGMDYVEEESLREHQHSLRGVVGVRVWY; translated from the coding sequence ATGTGCATCAGTAAACTTGTACTTAACCCCCGGAATGCCTGGTTTTATCTGGCGCTGTTTTGCGCCAGCGCAGCGGCGCACGATACCGCGACGATTTTTAATCATTTCAAGGCCGATAGGTTGGAATACGAGGGCAATCAAGGCTTGCATCTATTCAAATGGGATGTGCAAAACTGGACCGGCACAGACGAAAACAAGCTCTGGTTGAAATCGGAAGGCGATTATTCCGCCGACCAGAATATCTTTGGTCGCGCCGATTTGCAGGTGTTGTACAGCCGTAATATCGACACTTTTTGGGATTTTCAAATCGGTGCCCGGCGAGCAATAGAACCGGAACGTACCTTTGATGCGGTAATCGGCTTTCAAGGGCTGGCACCGTATTTCATCGAAGTGGACAGCGCGATGTTTATTAACGAGAAAGGCAATGTATTGGGGCGTTTGACCTTGGGTTACGAAATGCTGTTGACCCAACGTTTGATTTTTCAGCCGCGTGTGGAAATCAACGTCGCCGCACAGGACATACAAAATCGCGGTGTGAAAGCCGGTGTTACCGAATTTGAGGCGGGTTTTCGCTTGCGCTATGAAATCGAACGCGAGTTTGCGCCCTATGTGGGTATGGATTATGTCGAGGAAGAATCGCTACGCGAACATCAGCACAGCTTGCGCGGTGTAGTGGGCGTGCGGGTTTGGTATTGA
- a CDS encoding aspartate carbamoyltransferase gives MNKLTMVVAGLLIFSASVLAVEQAGPKQTHAAVLPYTAEQTAQTFTKTVHGGVQHVVAKAADNMQVVKAIQAHLFKTAGDFRTGDFSVTERLHGADMPGLAQLKKAEPGDIRFDYKSLDNGGQIHYSSEYPQYVQALHEWFDAQASEHGNAPVPGHNQHHLTPAE, from the coding sequence ATGAACAAACTTACCATGGTAGTCGCAGGACTGTTAATTTTTTCTGCAAGCGTACTGGCGGTGGAACAAGCCGGCCCAAAACAGACCCATGCGGCGGTGTTGCCATATACAGCAGAGCAAACCGCACAAACCTTCACTAAGACCGTGCACGGCGGCGTCCAGCATGTCGTGGCTAAGGCCGCCGACAATATGCAGGTCGTCAAAGCCATTCAAGCACATTTATTTAAAACTGCCGGCGATTTTAGAACAGGCGATTTTTCCGTGACCGAACGCCTGCATGGCGCGGATATGCCGGGTCTGGCGCAATTGAAAAAAGCCGAGCCGGGCGATATTAGGTTTGACTACAAATCTCTGGATAATGGCGGTCAAATTCATTATTCCAGCGAATATCCGCAGTATGTGCAGGCTTTGCATGAATGGTTCGATGCGCAGGCCAGCGAACACGGGAATGCTCCGGTACCCGGACACAATCAACATCATCTGACGCCCGCCGAATAA
- the rlmN gene encoding 23S rRNA (adenine(2503)-C(2))-methyltransferase RlmN translates to MKQSFYDLNYSDLEAIISQNNLNHSAAAVLFNWHYKKKEHTQCQDKIAKCSLAFIEDSFDFSLPEIDVVHESKNDRTVKFLFKLKDNHKVETVLIPFNNKYSICLSSQVGCAMNCSFCFTGEQGLKRNLTTSEIVGQFLQAWRWLASNRPGEERILNIVFMGQGEPLHNFDAVKKACEIFLSQHGTSIGVQKIAISTAGYIPGLKRWSQEIPGVNLALSLHSPFAEKRNELIPINKKYPLEEVLTYIDKIPLNKKQFITYEYILINDFNDYLDDAKELGAMLAGKSAYINLIPFNSFPGSRYERPGLDKIEKFKDVLDTYKIPTLIRMAKGDDVLAACGQLNSKN, encoded by the coding sequence TTGAAACAATCTTTTTATGATCTAAATTATTCTGATTTGGAGGCGATTATAAGTCAGAATAATTTAAATCACTCTGCAGCGGCAGTTCTTTTTAATTGGCATTATAAGAAAAAAGAACATACTCAATGCCAGGATAAAATTGCTAAATGCTCATTGGCCTTTATAGAAGATAGTTTCGACTTTTCTCTACCTGAAATTGATGTGGTTCATGAGTCGAAAAATGATCGCACAGTAAAGTTTCTTTTTAAGCTGAAAGACAATCATAAAGTAGAAACTGTCCTTATTCCGTTTAATAATAAATATTCAATTTGTCTTTCATCGCAAGTCGGCTGTGCCATGAATTGTTCATTTTGCTTTACCGGCGAACAAGGGCTCAAAAGAAATTTGACTACCAGTGAAATTGTTGGCCAGTTTCTGCAAGCTTGGCGTTGGTTAGCAAGCAATAGGCCTGGAGAAGAGCGGATTTTAAATATTGTTTTTATGGGGCAAGGCGAACCGTTACATAATTTTGATGCGGTTAAAAAAGCCTGTGAAATTTTTTTATCGCAACATGGTACTTCAATCGGCGTTCAAAAAATCGCAATTTCAACGGCTGGTTATATTCCGGGTCTGAAAAGATGGAGCCAGGAAATTCCTGGTGTGAATCTGGCCTTATCGCTGCATTCACCCTTTGCGGAAAAGAGAAATGAGCTTATTCCCATTAATAAAAAATATCCGCTAGAAGAGGTGTTGACCTATATTGACAAGATACCTTTAAATAAAAAGCAATTCATTACTTATGAATATATTTTGATAAACGACTTTAATGATTATCTCGATGATGCTAAAGAATTAGGAGCAATGCTGGCGGGTAAGAGTGCTTATATAAACTTAATTCCTTTTAACTCGTTCCCAGGATCACGTTATGAGCGTCCGGGTTTGGATAAAATTGAAAAGTTTAAAGACGTTTTAGATACTTACAAAATCCCGACTTTAATAAGAATGGCTAAAGGCGATGATGTGTTAGCCGCATGTGGACAGCTCAATTCTAAAAATTAA
- a CDS encoding ATP-grasp domain-containing protein, translating into MQSFLAPKCLLVIAKSARMLVQMCLDSGCEVVAIDCFTDSDTQQMTKQTYQVASLAWDDIRAAVEAAWRDYGLTHLLYGSGLERYPETLLNLEKHWQVIGNSAGTFQRIQDKHDFFARLDSLSIPHPEVVFTQPDDDLDWLLKPWRGEGGMGIRRCGSSADAAGGYWQRYIEGRSLSVLFVASRDRVELIGFNEQWTVKSDCEQSFVFAGIASHAEVSVSIQTEIADWIGRLVDTYELRGLNCMDFMLHDGQCYVLEVNARISASAQLYGKSLLLPHLQACENRLVDSVELLSEPSAYQIVYSQKNVTIPERLEWPIWAVDRPNPGAIVGKGEPICSIMATGKNSGQVRETLHRQQCILANLLEKGL; encoded by the coding sequence ATGCAGTCGTTTTTAGCGCCTAAGTGTTTGTTAGTGATTGCCAAATCGGCGCGGATGTTGGTGCAAATGTGCCTCGATTCCGGGTGCGAAGTGGTGGCTATCGATTGCTTTACCGATAGCGATACGCAGCAGATGACAAAGCAGACTTACCAAGTGGCATCGCTGGCGTGGGACGATATTAGAGCTGCGGTGGAAGCTGCTTGGCGGGATTACGGCTTAACTCATTTGCTATATGGCAGTGGCTTGGAAAGGTACCCGGAAACCCTGCTGAATCTCGAAAAGCATTGGCAGGTCATTGGCAATTCGGCCGGTACTTTTCAACGTATCCAGGATAAACATGATTTCTTCGCCCGGCTTGATTCCTTGTCAATTCCTCATCCGGAAGTTGTTTTCACCCAGCCTGACGATGATCTTGATTGGTTGTTAAAGCCCTGGCGCGGCGAAGGGGGCATGGGAATAAGGCGCTGTGGCAGCAGCGCCGATGCTGCCGGCGGCTATTGGCAGCGCTATATTGAAGGCCGATCATTGTCGGTGTTGTTTGTCGCTAGTCGGGATAGAGTTGAACTGATCGGCTTTAACGAACAGTGGACTGTAAAGTCGGATTGTGAACAATCGTTCGTGTTTGCCGGGATAGCCAGTCATGCTGAGGTTTCAGTGTCGATTCAGACCGAGATTGCCGATTGGATTGGCAGGCTTGTGGATACCTACGAGTTGCGCGGCTTAAATTGCATGGATTTTATGCTGCACGACGGCCAATGTTATGTTTTAGAGGTCAATGCGCGGATTTCCGCCAGTGCGCAACTTTATGGTAAATCGCTGCTATTGCCACATCTGCAAGCCTGTGAAAACCGCCTAGTCGATAGTGTCGAATTATTGAGCGAGCCAAGTGCTTATCAGATTGTTTACTCGCAAAAAAATGTGACGATTCCCGAGCGACTGGAATGGCCGATATGGGCGGTGGATAGGCCCAATCCCGGCGCAATTGTTGGTAAAGGCGAGCCAATATGCAGTATTATGGCCACCGGAAAAAACTCGGGGCAGGTGCGCGAAACGCTGCATCGCCAACAATGCATACTTGCAAATCTTTTGGAAAAAGGTCTTTAA
- the mch gene encoding methenyltetrahydromethanopterin cyclohydrolase codes for MQYQASVNKFSQPLVQQLLDNADKLRLGIEKLENGCTIIDAGIKVPGGLEAGRIITEICMGGLGTATISQSSYTANWPLTINIHASNPVLSCLGSQYAGWSLSHGKYYALGSGPARALATKLKDGSVEPVEELYKELEYRDSAAQTALVIENDALPPAEIIEKVAAACGVSPANLTIIVTPTSSLAGGVQVVGRVLEVAMHKAHALHFPLENIVDGSGSAPICPPHPNFVKAMGRTNDAILFAGQVHLFVKGSDEAAEKLAKELPSSTSKDYGKPFADIFKAYEYDFFKVDAMLFSPASVIVTAVESGKSFRAGKLDNALLDLSFGA; via the coding sequence ATGCAATACCAGGCAAGCGTCAATAAATTTTCCCAGCCCTTGGTTCAACAACTGCTGGATAACGCCGATAAATTACGGTTGGGTATCGAAAAGCTGGAAAACGGCTGCACCATTATCGATGCGGGTATCAAGGTGCCGGGCGGTCTGGAAGCCGGGCGGATTATCACCGAAATCTGCATGGGCGGTTTGGGCACTGCGACGATTTCGCAAAGCTCCTACACTGCAAACTGGCCGCTGACCATTAACATACATGCCAGCAACCCGGTGTTGTCTTGCCTGGGTAGCCAATATGCCGGCTGGAGTTTGTCGCACGGTAAATATTATGCCTTGGGTTCCGGACCGGCGCGGGCGTTGGCAACCAAGTTGAAAGACGGCTCGGTTGAGCCGGTGGAAGAGCTTTATAAAGAGCTGGAATACCGCGATAGTGCCGCGCAAACCGCGTTGGTGATCGAAAATGACGCCTTGCCACCCGCGGAAATTATCGAGAAAGTGGCGGCAGCTTGCGGTGTATCGCCGGCCAATTTGACCATCATTGTCACACCGACCAGCAGTTTGGCCGGCGGCGTACAAGTCGTCGGACGGGTATTGGAAGTGGCGATGCACAAAGCCCACGCGCTACACTTTCCTTTGGAAAACATTGTTGACGGTTCCGGTAGTGCGCCGATTTGTCCTCCGCACCCGAATTTCGTTAAAGCGATGGGGCGTACCAACGATGCGATTTTATTTGCCGGCCAGGTACATTTGTTTGTCAAAGGCAGCGACGAAGCGGCTGAAAAATTGGCCAAGGAACTGCCAAGCTCCACATCGAAAGATTACGGCAAACCGTTTGCCGATATTTTTAAAGCCTACGAATACGATTTCTTCAAAGTGGATGCGATGTTGTTCAGCCCGGCCAGCGTAATCGTCACTGCGGTCGAATCCGGCAAAAGTTTCCGCGCCGGCAAACTGGATAATGCTTTACTCGATCTTTCGTTCGGGGCTTAA